The Rickettsia endosymbiont of Cantharis rufa genome segment TAATTTACTTACTGACTTGTCATCCCGCGAGCTCGTAGCGGGATCCGGTAAAAATATTAAAACAACTAATACTAGTTGTTTTTTGGATACCGTGGTCAAGCCACGGTATGACACGGTGCTTCTAGATTCTGTCATTCAAAGAGCGTTAGAAAATAATGTGCAGTATATGCAAACTATCTGCACTAAAATTGAAGACTTACCGATTGTTTTAGAAATAGCTGAAAAGTATAAAAATGTTTTTGCGAGTGTTGGAGTGCATCCTTGTGAAATTAACGAAAGCAGCAGGCTAATTACGGATTCAGAAATAATAGAGCTAACCCAGAATCCGAAAATTATTGGAATCGGTGAGACAGGTCTTGATTATTATCATGAACCTTACGATAAAAAACTACAAAAAGATTCGCTAGTAGCGCATATACATGCGGCGTCTAGTACACTCCTACCCGTTATTATTCATACAAGAGAAGCAGACAAGGATACAATAGATATTTTAACCTCAGAAATTCGTAATAGCAAATTTCCTGGTCTGATCCACTGCTTTACTTCCTCAAAAAATCTAGCAACAAAAATGTTGGATATCGGCTTGTATATTTCAATGTCAGGTATTATAACTTTCAAGAATGCAACTGATTTGCAGGAAATAGTTAAATATGTACCGCTTGATAGATTATTGATTGAAACCGACTCGCCTTATTTAGCTCCTACCCCCATGCGTGGTAAACAAAATGAACCGGCTTTCGTTAAATATGTTGCCGAGAAAGTCGCCGAACTCAAAAATATCACTTCAAAAGAAGTGGCAAATACTACTACTCGTAACTTCAAAACATTATTTTCTAAATTTGAAAAGCATACTCGTTTAATTTGAAAAATTGACTACGTTGTTTCTTGCTGATAATCCTCACGTACTAGTTGTACGCTGCGGTTATCGGCTTCAAGATGCCCTGCTCTTTTCCAAATTAAACTCCGTCTACCTACTCTTCATTTACTCATAGTGTAAATAAATAATACTTTATAAAATCATCAAAATTAATAATTTAAAGTTGAAATTTTTAAAATAATTATGTATTTTTATAATATTTCAATTATTAGTGTATTTAATATGGAATTTGATCGCAAAAATACCATCATTGGTTTTTTAAAAGAAGATGAAGATCAAAAATTCACATCTTATGGCATAGCTGAATGGATTGTAGAAAATCACATTGAAGAAGCAAGACTCAAAGCAAATGCAAGTACAAATAAGAGATCGTTAGAAGCAAAGACTCAAGAAGAAAAAGATAAGGAGATTATAGGAATTTATGCAGGTGAAATTAGCAGTAGTAAGCTTTCTGCTGAACGAAGACAAGAACCTAATATTAGAATAGAGCTAAAACCTAAGCTAAAGTTTTATTATTCGCAAAACCCTGATTACTATGTCAATAATGAACAAGCCACAGAACCTAAAATAAATGCAAATAAAGAAGATAAAATAACCGAAGCACAAGTATGTGATGCACTTGCATTATATCTTCAGAACAAATTGAAGATTCATAATATACCTATTAAGCATAATTTTTCGGTCGCACCTCCATTTTACAGATGTGGATATTAAAAGGCTATACGTTCAATAAGAGTTCCGATGACTTTATCATGAATATCCAATGACTTGGAAAAACAAATTGTTTTACGTGCCAGTCTTTTGCATCTTGTTCTAAGATTTAAGTTACCCCGTTCTATCCGTTGAGTATATTTTTTTACTAACAATGTGTTTTTTGGGATCTAATAACCTAGCATAACTTCCCCATCCATCTGTAAAGTAAAAAGTAACCTTAAAATCCTCCGGTTTTTTTTCAGTAATGATTCTGATGTGCTATCACATCTTGTACCAAAAGTATAAGCAACTACTTTTAACAAAATCTTATCCAAAGAATACCAAAGCCATCTTTGTTTGGATTTATTCTGTACATAAGACCATTGTTCATCTATTTCAGGAGCAATAATTACTTCTATCGTATTGATAGAATGATTTATCTTTTTTAACGCTAGATTTTTTTAAAACACGGATAACCGTATTGATACCCACTTTTAATACTCTTACTGTATCCCTAACTCCAGAGCCATTGATTGACATATCTACTATCTGAGCCTTGACTCCAGGCTTAGAGGCATTATTAATATATTACAGTTGAAAATATCGATTACACTGCTTGCATTGATATCTCTGTTGTTTTGAAATTGAATATCCCGCCTTTACTACTTTTTCTGTGTCGTTACAATATCTACACTTAACATCTATTCTTGATCTACACTTAACATCTATTCTTGATCTACACTTAACATCTATTCTTGCCATAACTCCTTAACTATAATTCTCTCTTATCACTGTTTGAGTATTATAGACTATTCATGCTAAGCTGCAATACGGGGGCACGGCCATGGGGCTGTTAACAAAATAATTTTAAGGCTAATTAAAATCTTTTTTGCCGCAAATTATAAGATTTTTTTGAAATATGAATAACTATTCCGGCAAAAATCTTATTAATTTTTGCTAAAAAACCTATTTAATTATCAATTAAAGCTATTTTGTTAACAGTCCCATAGACCATTATTATCACGCATCTATAAAAATTTAAGACGTGAATCCTAAAATTAATGTTACTAAAGAAATTTTTGATGTTAAACTAAATGATTATATTAATTATTTTTTAGATTTAGGGATAAATTATGATGAACTGTGATTTAAGTACTAATTATACATATTATATGTTAGAGGGGCTTAGAGCGCAAATTGCCCCAATGCATTTAGGCATAAAAATTCTAAAAGAAGCATATGAACATGAGTCACTAGAAGATAACGGTTTTGCAAGAATTATGCATGCTTATTTAACTCTTTGCGAACGCATGACTAGAAAATATGAAAAACCTGAATTTAATATTCTTGAAACAATAATTGACGATAAAACCTATAACATAAATGAAAAAGTTATACTAAAAAAACCTTTTTGCGAATTAAGGCATTTTGAAAAAACAGGTTTTAAAAAAGAATTACCTAAATTATTAATAGTAGCACCTATGGCAGGGCATCACGCTACTTTACTTAGATCAACAGTACAAGAATTGTTACCTTATACGAATGTGTATATTACGGATTGGACAGAAGCAAGTTATGTACCACTTGAAGCAGAGCATTTTGATATGGATGATTATATTGATTACGTAATGGAGTTTATCAATTTTATGGGATCAAATATTCACACTATGGCAGTTTGCCAACCTACCGTACCTCTGCTTGCTGCCACTAGTTTAATGTCGGAAAATAATAGTCCAAATGTTCCAAGCTCAATGATTTTGATGGGCGGTCCTATCGATGCAAGAAAAAACCCTACGGTAGTTAATGAATTTGCTCAAAGTAAAAGTTTAGAATGGTTCTGCAAAATGGTTACAATGCAGGTACCGCCAAATTATCCCGGTCATGGAAGAAAAGTATATCCTGGCTTCCTCCAGCTTGCCGGTTTTATGAGTTTAAACTTGTTCCGTCACATGGATTCGCATTTAGAATTATGGCAAAGCCTATTAAATTGTGACTATAAAAAAGCCGATCATACTATTAAATTTTATGATGAGTACTTAGCAGGTATGGATATGCCGGCAGAGTTTTATTTACAAACTATAGATGAAGTATTCCAACAATTTTCATTAGCAAGAGGTAAATTAGTTTCTGAGAAGCGTCCGATCGATTTAAAACATATTACCAAATGTGCTTTACTCGGTATTGAAGGGGAGTTCGATGACATTGCAGCAATAGGGCAAACAAAAGCTGCTTTAAAACTTTGCCCCAACATACCTGAATCAATGAAAAGATATCATTTACAAAAAGGGGTAGGGCATTACGGGGTATTTAGCGGAAGTAAATTTAAACAGTTTATAGTACCTATTATCAAAGATTTTATCTATGATTTTGATAAAACTAATTTCAAGTAACCTAAACTTAAGGCAATATAAAAATAGTCATTACGAGTGGGTACTGCCTGCGTAGAACGGTAGAACTCACTGTGTCACTCCGTGGCTTGACCACGGGATGACCAGAGGTAAAATTGATCCAAGCAACAATACCATGCGGGGATGATATAGTAGTCATACAACAAGATCATAACTAAAGAAGAATTGTGGTAAGTTAATATTCAATTGTTATTAGTTTTTTGAGTTTTTTGTTGTTGCTGTTGTTTGTATTCTTCCGCTTTTTCCTCTATGGAATTAAAAAAGAAATAAGTAAAAGTTAAAAAACCGGTCAAAATAATACCAAATGTTATTAGTATTGTTTTAAGCTGCTTTCGTGAATCTTCTGCTTTTAATTTTCTCTCTTCTTCATCTATACCCTCATCATTTTTGAATTCAGATATTATTATTTGTTTTTCCGTAGTATTTTCCATGTTGTAACTCAACTAAAATGAACCTCTTTATTACTAAGTTGTTCCTATAACTTACAGATTTTGAAGTTTATAAGATTAGCTATAATGATCAGGTTTAAGCCTCATAAAAATAGGATATATAAGCAATAACGCTATGTCAATAGCCTTATTAGCGATAAATTATATCATAATATATGTTCAACCAAGATTATACATGTTATTATAATTTGGGTCTCCTAGTATTGAGGTATTTAAAGTATCGGAGCAAGCAGATGATAATATAGCATCATCAAAAGTGATATCAGATCGTCCTATATAATTTTGAACGAAATAATTAGCAGTATGCTCAAGAAATGCATATTTTGTTGGAGCCGCTGCAACAAACTGCTGACATTCTTGATTTCCCAGTTTATAGCCGATCAATGTTAACAACACAGCACTATACTCATCTTTCTGCTGATAAAAACCTATTGCATTTACTTTGACAAGAATGCAGCAAGCCTCATGACGGCCCTGCATAACATCTGATTCTAAGCTTTTTAATATTTCTTCTAACTGTTCTTCTTTTTTTTAAAGCTGAAGTTGTAGAAAAAAGCTTCCCCATAAATTTCATAATGTGGTGATGAGTTTAATTTTCCTTTAAGGAGTGCTTTAAATAAAATTCTAGGTTGTTCAAGATTCATACTTTAATTTTCTCCTACTTTCATTACTAATTCTTCGATTTTATTCATTTTTGATTTATCGGCAACTAAAAGACCATTCATAGTGATCTATCAACACTTTTCCGGACAGTTGTTTAAGCGCAATTTTGTATCTCTTCATATCTTACTGGTGATAAATAATCGTTAGCAGAATACATTCTGATACGGTTATAAAATACCTCTATATATTCAAATATGGCATATTTTGCTTCCTCCTTAGTTTTAAATTTATATTGATACATTAATTCTGTTTTTATAGTATGAAAGAAACTTTCAGCAACAGCATTATCCAAGCAATTTCCTTTACGACCCATACTCTGTTTGATACCATGTTGTTTTATAATTTTTAAATGACTATCAGAACAATATTGACTACCTCTATCAGTATGCCAAATAAGCCCTTTTGCTGGTTTACGTTGCCATATTGCCATTAATAAAGCATTATTAACCAAATCAGCTCTCATGTTATTACTCATAGACCATCCTATAATTTTTCTAGAAAATAGATCAATAACAGTTGCTAAATATAGCCAGCCTTCACCAGTTGGCACATAGGTTATGTCTCCAACCCAATAACAATTAGCAGCATAAACTGTAAACTCTCTATTTAATAAATTAGGAGCAATTTGCTTATTATGATTAGAGTCAGTAATGGCTTTAAATTTACGTTTAGTTTTACATAGCAAATTAGCTTCTTTTATTAGTCTTGCAATGCGTCTCCTACTAGCAGTTATATCTTGCCGTGATAGTTCCTTTTTAATAGGTCTAGTTCCATAATTACCTCTACCTTCTTTAAAGATAATTTCAATTCTGTTTGTTAATTCATTACCTTCTTTAACCCTATTACATCCAAGATTATTTAACCATTCATAATAACCATTACGTGATACTTTCATAAATTTACACATAGCAGAAATGGAAAAATTACCTCTGTTTTCCTTTATCCATGCGTACCTTATTGGGATTCTTTTGCAAAGTACGCGGCAGCCTTTTTAATAGATCACGTTCTTGTGTTACTCTATCTAGTTCTTCTTCAATCTCCTTAATTCATCATACAGATGTTCTTCATATCTCATTACTTCCTTGAGTTTTGAATGTTTATTAACCCAATTATATAGACTATACTTCGTAATTCCTAGTTCTCTAGCTGTTTGAGCAAAAGGTTGCTTAGACTCAATAGCTAATCTAATCGCTGATTCTTTAAATTCAGCTGGATATATCTTTGGCTCTATATCCGGCATTTTTATCCCTACTGTTAATATCGTCTATTATTAACTTTCTGGAAAACTATAGCTGCATCATAGTATCGATAATTATGACATTGTAAAGACCTACTACGGTAGTTAATTTATTATTAGAACTAATGAAAGAGTTTGTAGTATTGCTTGTTACTGCGTTCCCCTCACAATAATTGTCGTTGATATTTTGGTGTTTTACCTATAATAAGGAGTGCCAAGTACCGAGACCGTTCCAAGCAAAATCGGCTTTTATCATAACCATCCCCGAAATATATTCCATTACGGCGTTGTCTATAGAAATAGTTTCTATTTCGTTATAAGCATCACAATTTATTGTTATAGTATCTTCGTTCTGTATAGCATTATTGAAAGAGTTTTCTGCAATACAAAATAAATCAGACTGAAGATTCATTGCTAAGTTTAAGAAGAAGTTAATATCGTATACAAAAATTCCTGAATTCCAAAAATATTCATTACCTTGAAAATATTTTTTTGCTTGCTCTAATATAGGTTTTTCAATGAAATGATCAACTAGACAAATATTTTCTGCAATTGATAATCCTGTGTTTATATAGCCATACTCGGCGCTTATAGTATTTATAGGAATACCTATAGTGCAAATACCGAATTCATTAACATAATATAAAGTTTTATTTACAGTATTAAGGTAATTTATATTATCCGCTATATGATGGTCCGAAGATAACAAAACTACGGTATCAAACCCTTGTGCTTTAGCCGATAATGCCGTAATAATAGCGCAAACGGCAGTATTTTTTTGTAAAGGCTCGGTAATTAATTCTATTTCTACATTTATCTCAGTTGCTTGTTTTTTAGTAATTAATTCATATTTTTTGGAAGTTATTATTGTAGGTTTTCCTAAAAATTTACTTCTATTTAAAGATTCTTGTAGCAGCGTTAGCTCCCCCACTATTTTCGTAAACTGCTTCGGTTTATCCTTAGATGATAGTGGTCATAATCTTTTACCGTTACCTCCTGCCATAACAACGGGCTTATTTTCATATATTTTACAACATTAATTGAATAAATGCTTTATAAATAGTTTTAAAAAGTATGTTAAGTATATTGGCAAGTTTCACAATAAAAAGTAGCTCTCCCTGAGTGTTTTGTCTTGATAATAGTACCAGAGCAGTTCAAGCATTTTTGTCCTTCTCTACCATAAACCATAAGTTGCTGAGTAAAATAACCTGGTTTACTATTGCCGTTTACAAAATCTTTAAGAGTAGTACCACCGGCAGTTATAGCTTTAGTTAACACTTTTCTAATTGATTTAATTAAATTTTCTATTTCATCATCTCTTAAATTGCTACCTAATTTATCCGGATTAATTTGAGCTAAATGAAGACTTTCTGAAGCATAAATATTGCCAACCCCAACTATAATTCCATTATCCATAATTAAATTTTTTATCGGTATTTTTCGTGCAATTAATTTGCTTTTTAAATATCCGAGTGTTAATAAATCAGAAAGCGGTTCTATTGCTAGATTATAAAAAAATTCTTTTTCTAAAAGAACAGTTTTAAAACTATAAATCATACCGAATCGTCTAGTATCGTTGAAAATTAACTTCTCACCGTTACTTAAATCAAAAATTACATGATCGTGTTTTGTGGCTTCATAGTTAGAATGCTGTAAAGTAAACCTACCGCTCATGCCAAGATGAACGATTAAAGAATAATCATTATTAAAATCTATAATTAAATATTTTGCACGACGCCTAACATCCAGTATATTAGTATTTAAGATTTCTGTAGCTAAAAGCGGGGATAATTTATAACGCAAATTGTCTCTTTTTAACTCTATATTTTCTATAACAAGCCCAATTAGCTTATCTTTTAGAGAGTTTTTAAGAGTTTCTACTTCAGGAAGCTCTGGCATTTGATACTATTATTATAATAAAAAACTATGAACCAAACAAATTTTGGCTTTAAAAAAGTAGATTACACTAAAAAACAAGGATTAGTAAATAACGTTTTTTCTAATGTCGCTGATAAGTATGATTTAATGAATGACTTAATGAGTTTTGGATTACATCGCTTATGGAAAGATGAATTTATAAGACAAATTCCAAATCTCAACTCTCATATATTAGATGTTGCTAGCGGTAGTGGTGATATTGCCTTAAAACTTGCTAAAAAAGCAAGAGATAGGGGAAATAATATCTCTGTAACTTTAAGCGACATTAATGAAAAAATGTCGAAGCAAGCTAAGAAAAAAGCAATAGATCTTAATTTATCTCAAAACCTTAAATTTACTGTAGCAAGTGCTGAAGAACTGCCTTTTTTAGATAATAGTTTCGATTATTATACTATAGCGTTTGGTATTAGAAACGTACCTGACATAAATAAGGCTTTAAAGGAAGCATATAGGGTTTTAAAGCCAATGGGTAAGTTTATATGTCTTGAGTTTTCAAAAGTAAAAGAGGGGTGCTTAAAAGATTTTTATAAATTTTACTCATTTAATATTATACCTACTATAGGTCAAATGATTACGAGCAATAAAGAGGCATATGAGTATTTAGTCGAGAGTATAGATTTATTCCCCTCACAAGATGAGTTTAGAATAATGATTAAAGAAGCTGGCTTTGAGGAAGTCGGTTATAAAAACTTAAACGGAGGAATAGTTGCTATTCATAGTGCATATAAATTATGATTTATAATTTTTTTAATTTAATACGAATTTGTCGCATCATTAGTAAAAAGCAAATTCTAATTGACGCTAGAATTCCTAAATATTTTAGGTATATCGGTTATATATTAGCGTTATTTTCTGCTCCGCTATCATTAATCAAAAAACCACGCGAAGATTACGGTAAACGCTTAATAGATTGTTTAAGTAGCCTTGGACCCATTTATATTAAATTCGGACAAGCTCTTTCGACAAGAGTCGATTTAGTAGGGGCGGAGATAGCAGATTATTTAAGGTTATTACAAGATAAGTTACCTCCATTTGATAGTGGCGTGGCAAGAAAGTTGATAATGTCATTGCGAGGAGATATGTATGTCGACGAAGCAATCTCAGCAAATAAACAAGAGATTGCCACGCAGTCTACGACTGCTCGCAATGAGCCCCCCCTTTTCTTACACTTCGACTATACCCCTATAGCCGCTGCCTCAATCTCTCAGGTACATAAAGCACGGCTAGCAACCGGTGAGTATGTTGCAGTAAAAATTTTGCGTCCCGATATTCATAAAAAATATAACCGTGATATTAAGCTGCTATATTTTCTTGCAAAAATCGTTTCAAAATTTTCTAAAGCTAAAAGGCTAAAACCGATTAAAGTAGTTGATAAATTTCACGAAACTATGAAATTTGAGCTTGATTTAAGGTTAGAAGCGGCGGCAGCTTCCGAGCTTACAGATAATATGCGAAATGATATTAATGTGATAATTCCTAAAATATATTGGGATTTAACATCAGAAAATATACTAACTACCAAGTGGTTAGACGGAACTTCTATATATGATACCAAGCTGCTAAAGGAAATGGGCTTAAAACCAAAAAAAATAGCTCAGGATTTTGCCGTAATGTTTTTCAATCAAGCCTATAGAGACGGATTTTTTCATGCTGATTTACACCCTGGAAATATTTTAGTAAATAAGCAAGGTAAGATAATTTTGCTTGATTTCGGTATTATGGGCAGACTTAAAGAAAAAGACCGCTTAGCTGTTGCTGAAAGTCTATTCGGCTTTTTAAAGCGTGATTATAAATTAGTTGCTAAAGTACATTTAAGGGCAGGATACATCCTCTCAAATACTGATTTAGATTTATTCGCCGGGAGCTGTAGAGCAGTTACCGAACCTATAATAGGAACGCCTACGAAAAATATTTCCATAGGTAAGTTGCTCGCACACTTATTTAAAATCACGGAAGATTTTGGCATGGAAGTACAACCGGAATTGTTGCTATTGCAAAAGACTTTGATAATGGTAGAAGGAATAGGTAGACAGTTGGATAAGAACGTTAATATGTGGCAGCTAGCCGAACCTTGGATTAAAAAATGGGCAGTGAAAAACCTAAGCCCTGAAGCGAAGTTATTGCGACTAATAAAGCATCATTTAGAAGAATTATATAGCAAAATAGATGAGTTCTAGTAAAAATCTTGCTAATATTTTGTTAAAATTATATGGTAAATTCAAAGTATCATTATGAAATTACAAGGATGATAGAAAATTCGTAATCTTCTTGCTATAGATAGAATGAATGTTTTATTTTATAAAAGTAATTTTAATTTATATATTATTTCATTTACAAGTATTTCATTTAATGTTAAAAATTTTATTTGCTTTGCGTACTTTGAAATCTATTGATCTAACCTGATCACATAATACCGCCCCCTTTATTTGCTGAAAATCTATTATCACTTCAAATGGATAATTTTCTATTTGACTAGTAATAGGGGCAAATAAAGCAAGACCGCTTTTGAGATTATATTTGTAAGAGCTAAAAGCAACCGCTGGGCGTGTGTTTTGAATTTCTTTACCTTTTTGCGGCCCAAAATCAAGTCAAACTACATCATCTTTTTTCGGTATATAATTTACCATGTTTCATTACCTTTAGTCTCATCATTACTTAATAATTCATGATGACGATTAGAATCAGTAATATTGTCTAGTAATATATCCAATTCAGATTTTTCTGTACTAATAATCAAACTATTTCTGGCCGCGCCCCCGTATTGCAGCTTAGCATGAATAGTCTATAATCCTCAAACAGTAATAAGAGAGAATTATAGTTAAGGAGTTATGGCAAGAATAGATGTTAAGTGTAGATCAAGAATAGATGTTAAGTGTAGATATTATAACGACACAGAAAAAGTAGTAAAGGCGGGATATTCAATTTCAAAACAACAGAGATATCAATGCAAGCAGTGTAATCGATATTTTTAACTGTAATATATTAATAATGCCTCTAAGCCTGGAGTCAAGACTCAGATAGTAGATATGTCAATCAATGGCTCTGGAGTTAGGGATACAGTAAGAGTATTAAAAGTGGGTATCAATACGGTTATCCGTGTTTTAAAAAAATCTAGCGTTAAAAAAGATAAATCATTCTATCAATACGATAGAAGTAATTATTGCTCCTGAAATAGATGAACAATGGCCTTATGTACAGAATAAATCCAAACAAAGATGGCTTTGATATTCTTTGGATAAGATTTTGTTAAAAGTAGTTGCTTATACTTTTGGTACAAGATGTGATAGCACATCAGAATCATTACTGAAAAAAACTGGAGGATTTTAAGGTTACTTTTTACTTTACAGATGGATAGGGAAGTTATGCTAGGTTATTAGATCCCAAAAAACACATTGTTAGTAAAAAATATACTCAACGGATAGAACGGGGTAACTTAAATCTTAGAACAAGATGCAAAAGACTGACACGTAAAACAATTTGTTTTTCCAAGTCATTGGATATTCATGATAAAGTCATCGGAACTCTTATTGAACGTATAGCATTTAATACCCACATCTGCAAAATGGAGGTGCGACCCTATTATTAACTAATTTTAAACTAACTAATGTACCTTCACTAACGTGTAATTTTCCAGCTAAATATTTAGGTATTCTAATACCTAAACTATTCCCTCATTTTTTAATTTGACTTTGCATAATAATGTACTTGTTTATTGTATAAACAAGTACATACGTAAATTTAAATTTTGTAAATTATTTAATTTTAAACTACACATACGGATTCTTAGTTTTTACGTAAGTAAATCTTATAGGAATGCCGGGCATATCGAAAGCTTCACGCATATTATTTACTAGATATCGTGTGTAGCTATCGGTAATTTTTTTCGGATTATTGGAAAATAATTTGAAAGTAGGTGGGCGAGTTTTTGTTTGAGTCATATATTTTACACGTACTCTTTTACCGCCTTTTTGTAGAGGTAGCGGATGTGCTTCCGTAGTGAAATTAAGCCATTCATTTAATTTGCTAGTAATTATTTCCTTATTCCAAATTTTATAAATTTTAAGACAAGCCTCTAAAACTTGTTCAATATTTTTTTTATTTATAGCTGAAATGAATAGCACTGGAATACCTTTAACCTGAGGTAAATGAGTAGTTATTTGGTAATAAAACTCTTCCTGAAATACTTCTTTTTCAGATTCTTTAACTAAATCCCATTTATTCACTACTATAACTATGCTTCTTCCTTCATTTACTACATGGCTTGCAATATTTAAATCTTGCTGTTTTAAAGGAGCTAAAGCATCAATCATTAGAATTACGGTATTAGCAAATTTAATACTATTAATAGCATCTGATGCCGATAATTTTTCAAGTGATTCGGTAATAGTAGATTTCTTACGAAGTCCTGCCGTATCGATCAATTTAATATGATTATTTTTATATTGCCAATCAATCTCAATTGATTCACGAGTAATACCTGCTTCAGGACCGGTTAATAACCTTTCATCGTTAATAAGAGCATTTATAAAAGTAGATTTTCCGGCGTTAGGTCTGCCGCTAACTACTATCTGTAAACAATCCCCTTTAATTGGATCGGCTATATTTGTCTCGATTGATTCTTCCTCAGGTAACTTGGCAATAACCTCATCATATAAATCAATTAAACCCGTGCCATGTTCGGCTGAAATAGCGACCATACTATCGAATCCGAGCTTATAATATTCTTTATCGAAATCAAAAGCTTTCTCGCATTTATTAACCACCAATACAGCAGGTTTATTATATTTTCTGACAAAATTACTTAATAATTTATCATCCGGTAATATTCCACTTCTACCGTCAACCATAAAGCAAATTAAATCTGCCTCTAAAATTGCTTTAGTAGTTTGTTCTATTAGGCGTTTACCCATATCATACGGATTCTCTTCAAGCCCTGGAGTGTCAATTAGCAAAAATTCAAAAGAGCCGATTTTGCCGTCTGTATATTTTCTATCCCTAGTAACGCCCGGTAGATCGTGAACAATAGCTTTTTTACGCATACTTAAGCGATTGAATAATGTTGATTTGCCTACATTCGGACGACCAACCAAAGCAATAATTTTCCTAGTCATTAATGTTAATATATTATTATGGTTAAGAGAATTAGTAATGCCTCTATAAAACCTACTATATTTGCTATTATAATAGGTGTGTTTTTTATTAAAATACCGTATATAAGCCAGCTACAAAAAGCAATAGCACTTATAGTAAAGGCGGGCATAGAAACAGAAGCCGAAGATTTACAGGTGAAAATCTTACGAGCTTGTACGTAAAACATAAAATTGCCGATTGTACTGACAATCGTCATATATTTTTCGTAACATTTTATAAATTTTGGAGACATATATTTTTTTAAAAAGTGATCTATATCATTTTTGTACTGATAGATTGCATATGTCATTCCTGCGAAAGCAGGAATCCAGCAT includes the following:
- a CDS encoding TatD family hydrolase, whose translation is MLIDSHCHLNLLTDLSSRELVAGSGKNIKTTNTSCFLDTVVKPRYDTVLLDSVIQRALENNVQYMQTICTKIEDLPIVLEIAEKYKNVFASVGVHPCEINESSRLITDSEIIELTQNPKIIGIGETGLDYYHEPYDKKLQKDSLVAHIHAASSTLLPVIIHTREADKDTIDILTSEIRNSKFPGLIHCFTSSKNLATKMLDIGLYISMSGIITFKNATDLQEIVKYVPLDRLLIETDSPYLAPTPMRGKQNEPAFVKYVAEKVAELKNITSKEVANTTTRNFKTLFSKFEKHTRLI
- a CDS encoding transposase translates to MPDIEPKIYPAEFKESAIRLAIESKQPFAQTARELGITKYSLYNWVNKHSKLKEVMRYEEHLYDELRRLKKN
- the mutM gene encoding bifunctional DNA-formamidopyrimidine glycosylase/DNA-(apurinic or apyrimidinic site) lyase; amino-acid sequence: MPELPEVETLKNSLKDKLIGLVIENIELKRDNLRYKLSPLLATEILNTNILDVRRRAKYLIIDFNNDYSLIVHLGMSGRFTLQHSNYEATKHDHVIFDLSNGEKLIFNDTRRFGMIYSFKTVLLEKEFFYNLAIEPLSDLLTLGYLKSKLIARKIPIKNLIMDNGIIVGVGNIYASESLHLAQINPDKLGSNLRDDEIENLIKSIRKVLTKAITAGGTTLKDFVNGNSKPGYFTQQLMVYGREGQKCLNCSGTIIKTKHSGRATFYCETCQYT
- a CDS encoding polyhydroxyalkanoate depolymerase, encoding MMNCDLSTNYTYYMLEGLRAQIAPMHLGIKILKEAYEHESLEDNGFARIMHAYLTLCERMTRKYEKPEFNILETIIDDKTYNINEKVILKKPFCELRHFEKTGFKKELPKLLIVAPMAGHHATLLRSTVQELLPYTNVYITDWTEASYVPLEAEHFDMDDYIDYVMEFINFMGSNIHTMAVCQPTVPLLAATSLMSENNSPNVPSSMILMGGPIDARKNPTVVNEFAQSKSLEWFCKMVTMQVPPNYPGHGRKVYPGFLQLAGFMSLNLFRHMDSHLELWQSLLNCDYKKADHTIKFYDEYLAGMDMPAEFYLQTIDEVFQQFSLARGKLVSEKRPIDLKHITKCALLGIEGEFDDIAAIGQTKAALKLCPNIPESMKRYHLQKGVGHYGVFSGSKFKQFIVPIIKDFIYDFDKTNFK
- the ubiE gene encoding bifunctional demethylmenaquinone methyltransferase/2-methoxy-6-polyprenyl-1,4-benzoquinol methylase UbiE, with the protein product MNQTNFGFKKVDYTKKQGLVNNVFSNVADKYDLMNDLMSFGLHRLWKDEFIRQIPNLNSHILDVASGSGDIALKLAKKARDRGNNISVTLSDINEKMSKQAKKKAIDLNLSQNLKFTVASAEELPFLDNSFDYYTIAFGIRNVPDINKALKEAYRVLKPMGKFICLEFSKVKEGCLKDFYKFYSFNIIPTIGQMITSNKEAYEYLVESIDLFPSQDEFRIMIKEAGFEEVGYKNLNGGIVAIHSAYKL
- a CDS encoding IS3 family transposase yields the protein MPIRYAWIKENRGNFSISAMCKFMKVSRNGYYEWLNNLGCNRVKEGNELTNRIEIIFKEGRGNYGTRPIKKELSRQDITASRRRIARLIKEANLLCKTKRKFKAITDSNHNKQIAPNLLNREFTVYAANCYWVGDITYVPTGEGWLYLATVIDLFSRKIIGWSMSNNMRADLVNNALLMAIWQRKPAKGLIWHTDRGSQYCSDSHLKIIKQHGIKQSMGRKGNCLDNAVAESFFHTIKTELMYQYKFKTKEEAKYAIFEYIEVFYNRIRMYSANDYLSPVRYEEIQNCA